In the genome of Nonomuraea sp. NBC_00507, the window GTCGTCCTCGTCCAGGGCGTGCAGGACGCGCTCGAACGCGTCGCTGACCGGCCGCAGCGCCTCGGAGAACGCGTTGACCAGCGGACCGAAGATCTCCGTCATCTCGGTCACGAAATCGGGACTCTTGCTCTCGGGAGGCGCCCAGCGCATGGCGTCGGCGCTCAGCGTCTCCCACTCGTCGACGACGCCGTCGATGGCGTCGAGCAGGTGATCAGGATCGCTTGGCATGACCGTTCTCCGGCACGAGAAGGAGTCGATACAGCCACGGTACTTCAGGCCGGGATGGACACGCCCACGCCGCCCCGCGTCTGGGCCCCGTAGCGCTCCTTGTCGGCGCCGAGGTCGAGCGGGCGGATGCTGGCGCGGGAGGCCAGGATCTCGTCGGTCAGCAGCGAGGCCGGCACCAGCCACGACACCTCGAACTCCAGCCCGTCCGGGTCCTTGGCGTAGAGCGCCTTGGTGGTGCCGTGGTCGGACGCGCCGACCAGCGCGCCGAGCTCGCCCAGCTTGGCCGCGACCCGCTCCAGCTCCTCGAGGGTGTCGACCTCCCAGGCCAGGTGGTAGAGGCCCACGGAGGTGCGGCCGGCCGGCGATGGCGCGGCGTTCTCGCCGATCTCGAACAGGCCCAGGTCATGGTCGTTCGTGGAGCCGGGTGCCTGCAGGAACGCGGCGCCCCGCATGCCCATCACGACCTCGAAGCCGAGCGCCTCCCGGTAGAAGGCGACGCTGCGCTCCACGTCACGGACGTAAAGAACCGCGT includes:
- a CDS encoding VOC family protein: MPVHRLNHAVLYVRDVERSVAFYREALGFEVVMGMRGAAFLQAPGSTNDHDLGLFEIGENAAPSPAGRTSVGLYHLAWEVDTLEELERVAAKLGELGALVGASDHGTTKALYAKDPDGLEFEVSWLVPASLLTDEILASRASIRPLDLGADKERYGAQTRGGVGVSIPA